From Delphinus delphis chromosome X, mDelDel1.2, whole genome shotgun sequence, a single genomic window includes:
- the ZFP92 gene encoding zinc finger protein 92 homolog codes for MAAMLLMARRKVPVSFEDVSVYFTKTEWKLLDLRQKMLYKRVMLENYRHLVSLGFSSSKPHLVSRLERGEGPWVADVHRMGTTTGMQAGDRMKSKPIISKQKTCSEELAGADLQGGNKGQVAGQSEETLEHRRKHAYCPQTAFSRGDPPREKGQGSSPGEEREIQRSSCRGRQGLVLRQQGSKGAEKQFLCQQCGKSFSRSSNLIKHRIIHSGEKPYECGECGKLFRRSFALLEHQRIHSGEKPYVCGECGKTFTRSSNLIKHQIIHSGEKPYECGECGKLFRRSFALLEHQRIHSGERPYTCSVCSKAFSRSSNLIEHQRTHGGEKPYTCSQCLKAFKGISQLIHHQRIHSGEKPFECKECGKAFRGRSGLSQHRRVHSGEKPYECSECGKTFSRRSNLFKHQVVHSEERPYKCQDCRRAFRSGSVLLEHRRTHSSLRPSAGGHCGQASKGKPQLGRKPKTHCRRKLSEGSNSEKAPACLALWRATAEPRPEDEKLRPDSAHATAPSSF; via the exons TGTGTACTTCACCAAGACAGAATGGAAGCTTCTGGATCTCAGACAAAAGATGCTCTACAAGCGAGTGATGCTGGAGAACTACCGCCACTTGGTGTCACTGG GGTTTTCATCCTCCAAGCCTCACCTGGTCTCCCGGCTAGAGCGAGGAGAGGGGCCCTGGGTAGCAGACGTCCACAGGATGGGGACCACCACAGGGATGCAGGCAG GTGACAGGATGAAGAGCAAACCGATAATTTCAAAGCAGAAAACTTGTTCAGAAGAACTCGCAGGGGCTGACCTTCAGGGTGGCAACAAGGGCCAGGTAGCCGGGCAGTCAGAGGAAACACTTGAGCACAGACGGAAACATGCTTATTGTCCACAGACAGCTTTCAGCAGGGGTGACCCTCCCAGGGAGAAAGGCCAAGGCAGCTCCCCAGGTGAGGAAAGAGAGATACAGAGAAGTAGCTGCAGAGGTAGACAGGGTTTGGTTCTAAGGCAGCAGGGTTCCAAAGGTGCAGAGAAACAGTTCCTGTGTCAGCAGTGTGGGAAATCCTTCAGCCGGAGCTCCAACCTCATCAAGCACCGGATCATCCACAGTGGCGAGAAACCCTACGAGTGCGGCGAGTGCGGCAAACTCTTCCGGCGCAGCTTCGCGCTCCTGGAGCACCAGCGCATCCACAGTGGTGAGAAGCCCTATGTGTGCGGCGAGTGCGGGAAGACTTTCACACGCAGCTCCAACCTCATCAAGCACCAGATCATCCACAGTGGTGAGAAGCCCTACGAGTGTGGCGAGTGCGGGAAACTCTTCCGGCGCAGCTTCGCGCTCCTTGAGCACCAGCGCATCCACAGTGGCGAGCGGCCCTACACGTGCAGCGTGTGCAGCAAGGCCTTCAGCAGGAGCTCCAACCTCATCGAGCACCAGCGCACACACGGCGGCGAGAAGCCCTACACGTGCAGCCAGTGCCTGAAAGCCTTCAAGGGCATCTCCCAGCTCATTCACCACCAGCGCATCCACAGTGGGGAGAAGCCATTCGAGTGCAAGGAGTGTGGGAAGGCCTTCCGGGGGCGCTCGGGCCTCAGCCAGCACCGGCGGGTGCACAGCGGCGAGAAGCCCTATGAGTGCAGCGAGTGCGGGAAGACCTTCAGCCGGCGATCCAACCTCTTCAAGCACCAGGTGGTGCACAGTGAGGAGAGACCCTACAAGTGTCAAGACTGCAGGAGGGCGTTCCGCAGCGGCTCCGTCCTCCTGGAGCACCGGCGCACCCACAGCAGCCTGCGGCCCAGCGCGGGCGGCCACTGCGGCCAGGCTTCCAAAGGGAAACCGCAGCTCGGCCGGAAGCCAAAAACTCACTGCAGAAGGAAGCTCTCGGAGGGAAGCAACTCAGAAAAGGCACCGGCCTGCCTGGCCCTCTGGAGAGCCACTGCGGAGCCCCGCCCCGAAGACGAGAAACTCCGTCCAGACTCCGCCCACGCCACCGCCCCCAGCTCCTTCTGA